One segment of Pandoraea pnomenusa DNA contains the following:
- the rsgA gene encoding ribosome small subunit-dependent GTPase A — protein MKRGFKGKASPVETTATERRLGRVAAAHGRHYVVEADDGETVLCFPRGKKSEIAVGDEVAWARTGDQGVIEEILPRRNLLYRSDQFKSKLFAANIDQLVIMLATEPYFSEDLLGRALVAAEANALRPLIVLNKTDVTLALPAARERLAPYRALGYEVLELSVRADPETATALLLPRLAHQASLLLGQSGMGKSSLVNLLVPDADAATREISTVLNSGKHTTTFTRIFHLPDGGLLIDSPGFQEFGLHHLKEGALERAFPEFRPLLTGCRFYNCHHLKEPGCAILEAVADGRISAQRHALYAQLVHESEQQIPY, from the coding sequence ATGAAGCGCGGGTTCAAGGGCAAGGCCTCGCCAGTCGAGACGACGGCGACGGAACGACGTCTCGGCCGTGTGGCGGCGGCTCACGGCCGCCACTATGTCGTGGAAGCGGATGACGGCGAAACGGTGCTGTGCTTTCCGCGCGGCAAGAAGAGCGAAATCGCGGTCGGCGACGAAGTCGCCTGGGCACGCACGGGCGACCAGGGCGTGATCGAGGAAATTCTTCCGCGGCGCAATTTGCTCTATCGGTCGGACCAGTTCAAGAGCAAGCTCTTCGCGGCCAACATCGACCAGCTGGTCATCATGCTGGCGACCGAACCGTACTTCAGCGAGGACCTGCTCGGCCGTGCACTGGTTGCCGCGGAGGCCAATGCGTTGCGTCCGCTGATCGTGCTCAACAAGACCGATGTGACGCTCGCGTTGCCCGCCGCACGCGAGCGTCTGGCGCCCTATCGCGCCCTCGGCTACGAGGTGCTCGAGTTATCCGTGCGCGCCGACCCGGAGACGGCAACAGCCCTGCTGCTGCCGCGCCTCGCGCACCAGGCGTCCCTGTTGCTTGGGCAATCGGGCATGGGGAAATCGAGCCTCGTCAACCTCCTCGTCCCCGATGCGGATGCCGCGACGCGCGAGATTTCCACCGTGCTCAATTCCGGCAAGCACACGACCACGTTCACCCGCATCTTTCATTTGCCGGACGGCGGATTGCTCATCGATTCGCCGGGCTTTCAGGAGTTCGGTCTGCACCACCTCAAGGAAGGCGCGCTGGAGCGGGCATTTCCCGAGTTCCGCCCGCTACTGACAGGATGCCGGTTCTACAACTGCCATCACCTGAAAGAGCCCGGCTGCGCCATTCTCGAAGCGGTCGCCGACGGGCGAATCTCCGCGCAGCGCCACGCACTCTATGCACAACTGGTGCACGAGTCGGAGCAGCAGATTCCCTATTGA
- a CDS encoding CobD/CbiB family protein, with the protein MTFFSVLLALILEQVRALSTQNPVYNLIRSHATHTSQTFDAGQPRHGVLAWLVVVLPFVLVVAVVYYLLMRVNIFLGFAWNVLIVYLTMGFRQFSHYFTDIHVALNNDNVNEAREILRQWIGIDTVDMPVDEIVRHTLLHAVIASHRHVFGVFFWFLMPIGPAGAVLYRLAEYLSRRWTEPAPDRSPAFGAFARKAFYVIDWVPARLTAIGFAIVGNFEDAIYAWRHYAKQWPNENEGILLAAGSGALGARLTGPLAEVSSVDALNQGDDAVLPVGSECTPRTLQAAVGLVWRAVLLWMLLLLLLTLAVWLG; encoded by the coding sequence ATGACATTCTTTTCAGTACTCCTCGCGCTGATCCTCGAGCAGGTGCGTGCCCTCTCCACGCAAAACCCGGTCTACAACCTGATTCGCTCCCACGCGACGCACACTTCGCAAACGTTCGATGCCGGGCAACCGCGTCATGGCGTGCTGGCGTGGCTCGTCGTCGTGCTGCCGTTCGTCCTGGTTGTCGCCGTGGTCTACTACCTGCTCATGCGGGTCAACATTTTCCTCGGCTTCGCGTGGAACGTTCTCATCGTATATCTGACGATGGGATTTCGTCAGTTCAGCCACTATTTCACCGACATTCACGTCGCGCTGAACAACGACAATGTGAATGAAGCGCGCGAGATCCTGCGTCAATGGATCGGCATCGACACGGTCGACATGCCGGTCGACGAGATCGTGCGTCACACGCTGCTGCATGCGGTTATCGCGTCGCATCGGCATGTCTTCGGCGTGTTCTTCTGGTTCCTGATGCCCATCGGGCCGGCGGGGGCGGTGCTGTACCGCCTGGCCGAATACCTGTCGCGCCGCTGGACCGAACCGGCGCCAGATCGCAGCCCGGCATTCGGCGCGTTTGCGCGAAAGGCGTTCTACGTCATCGACTGGGTGCCGGCGCGCCTGACTGCCATCGGCTTTGCCATCGTCGGCAATTTCGAAGACGCCATTTACGCGTGGCGACACTATGCCAAGCAATGGCCTAACGAAAACGAAGGCATTCTGCTCGCGGCAGGCAGCGGCGCCCTCGGTGCGCGGCTGACCGGGCCGCTCGCGGAGGTGTCCAGTGTCGACGCGCTCAATCAGGGTGACGACGCGGTCTTGCCGGTGGGGAGCGAATGTACGCCTCGCACGCTTCAGGCTGCCGTGGGGCTCGTGTGGCGCGCCGTGCTGCTATGGATGCTGCTGCTTTTGCTGCTGACGCTTGCCGTTTGGCTTGGCTGA